One window from the genome of Hoplias malabaricus isolate fHopMal1 chromosome 18, fHopMal1.hap1, whole genome shotgun sequence encodes:
- the si:ch1073-143l10.2 gene encoding autophagy-related protein 16-1, which translates to MELWKSHVRAELFHRDSLQRDPFIGLFTKVSRLEKMLNLQMKLWEDLESQRDNGERPVEEQISPNLYRQLKETEHVKEELAQKVSDLTSDLYLKEAELQYCHSQVSRYRTEAVLLAKGACSLKDDLSEYWYKLECQSKELATLRLEQKMLREELAVTRQEKEELLERWLEEKREEAERLNKHNATQERWNRFAGQMNKHLYGRSRRQTCAATNNSRMVQRASAEQPLSNKKE; encoded by the exons ATGGAGCTATGGAAAAGTCACGTGCGGGCGGAGCTGTTTCATAGAGACTCTCTACAGAGAGACCCCTTCATTGGACTCTTCACTAAAG TGTCCAGATTAGAAAAAATGCTGAATCTGCAGATGAAATTATGGGAGGACTTGGAAAGCCAAAG GGACAATGGGGAAAGACCAGTAGAAGAACAAATCTCTCCAAATCTGTATCGTCAATTAAAAGAGACAGAGCATGTCAAAGAAGAG CTTGCACAGAAAGTGTCAGACCTGACCAGTGATCTGTATCTTAAGGAGGCAGAGCTGCAGTACTGTCACTCACA AGTCTCCCGCTACCGCACTGAAGCGGTTCTGCTGGCTAAAGGAGCCTGCTCCCTAAAGGATGATCTGTCAGAGTATTGGTATAAACTGGAATGCCAATCAAAGGAGCTGGCAACATTGCGACTGGAACAGAAGATGCTTAGAGAGGAGCTTGCAGTTACACGTCAGGAAAAGGAAGAGCTACTGGAGCGTTGGTTGGAAGAGAAAAGGGAAGAGGCAGAGCGCCTTAATAAGCACAATGCCACACAAGAGAG ATGGAATCGTTTTGCTGGTCAAATGAATAAGCATCTCTATGGAAGGTCTCGTCGGCAAACATGTGCAGCTACTAACAACTCCCGAATGGTCCAGAGAGCTTCAGCTGAACAGCCTCTTTCAAACAAGAAAGAATGA
- the arrb2a gene encoding arrestin, beta 2a isoform X5: MGDKAGTRVFKKSSPNCKITVYLGKRDFVDHLDQVDPVDGVILVDPEYLKDRKVFVTLTCAFRYGREDLDVLGLSFRKDLYISTFQAFPPLPDERKPNTRLQERLLKKLGQHAHPFHFNIPQNLPCSVTLQPGPEDTGKACGVDYEIRAFCARSVEEKIHKRNSVRLVIRKVQYAPEKPGPQPMVETTRSFLMSDRSLHLEASLDKELYYHGEPISVNVHVTNNSTKTVKRVKISVRQYADICLFSTAQYKCPVAQLEADDQVSSSSTFCKVYTLTPTLNNNREKRGLALDGKLKHEDTNLASSTIVKDGCNKEVLGVLVSYRVKVKLVVSRGGDVSVELPFVLMHPKPIDLSTSRPPSAVPEADPPIDTNLIEFETNSFTQDDDLVFEDFARLRLKGTTDDKDEDC; this comes from the exons ATGGgggacaaggcaggaacacg GGTATTCAAGAAGTCCAGTCCAAATTGCAAG ATTACAGTTTACCTGGGGAAAAGAGATTTTGTGGATCATTTAGATCAGGTGGACCCTGTAG ATGGGGTCATCTTGGTAGACCCTGAATATCTCAAAGATAGAAAGG TGTTTGTGACACTAACCTGTGCCTTCCGTTATGGCCGTGAGGATCTGGATGTTCTTGGTCTTTCATTTCGTAAAGATCTGTATATATCTACATTTCAAGCCTTCCCACCCTTGCCAGATGAGCGCAAGCCCAATACTCGCCTTCAGGAGAGACTTTTGAAAAAACTGGGCCAGCATGCTCATccatttcatttcaat atCCCTCAAAATTTGCCATGTTCAGTGACCTTGCAGCCTGGTCCTGAGGACACTGGAAAG GCCTGTGGGGTAGATTACGAAATCAGAGCTTTCTGTGCCAGGTCAGTGGAAGAGAAGATTCATAAACG AAATTCTGTCCGACTGGTGATTCGTAAAGTCCAGTATGCTCCTGAGAAACCTGGTCCACAACCTATGGTTGAAACAACACGAAGTTTCCTAATGTCTGACCGCTCTCTGCACCTAGAGGCTTCTCTAGATAAAGAA CTGTATTACCATGGGGAACCTATCAGCGTGAACGTCCATGTGACCAACAATTCTACCAAGACTGTAAAAAGGGTCAAAATATCAG TGCGGCAGTATGCTGATATCTGTCTCTTCAGCACAGCACAGTACAAATGTCCGGTGGCGCAGCTTGAGGCAGA TGACCAGGTGTCATCCAGCTCCACATTCTGTAAAGTGTACACACTCACGCCCACCCTGAACAATAACAGGGAGAAGAGAGGGCTTGCACTTGATGGCAAACTCAAACACGAAGACACAAACTTGGCCTCCAGCACCAT TGTTAAGGATGGATGTAATAAGGAGGTTCTTGGAGTTCTGGTGTCATATCGAGTCAAAGTCAAACTGGTCGTCTCCCGTGGAGG AGATGTCTCCGTTGAGCTGCCATTTGTCTTAATGCATCCCAAACCCATAGACCTCTCCACCTCTCGACCACCCTCAG CTGTACCAGAGGCAGACCCACCCATTGACACCAACCTTATAGAGTTTGAAACAAA CAGCTTCACCCAAGACGATGACTTGGTGTTTGAAGACTTTGCCCGTTTGCGGTTAAAAGGAACCACTGATGATAAGGATGAGGACTGCTGA
- the med11 gene encoding mediator of RNA polymerase II transcription subunit 11: MANDRLRALEEVEKEIAVVLQCAGTIILELSKEKHNASLLDRQLNQFQTSINRVESELSSQIRYLTQVATGQPHEGSTYSARKDCQMALNRAEYARVKLGELGRTCELMLDPQT, from the exons ATGGCTAACGACAGACTGCGGGCTCTGGAGGAAGTAGAGAAGGAGATTGCTGTTGTTCTTCAATGCGCAG GAACTATCATCTTGGAGCTATCTAAAGAGAAGCACAATGCAAGTTTGTTAGATCGTCAGCTCAACCAGTTCCAGACCTCCAtaaacagagtggagagtgagcTCAGCTCCCAGATCCGCTATCTCACACAG GTGGCGACAGGACAGCCTCATGAAGGTTCAACATATTCAGCACGAAAGGACTGCCAAATGGCTCTGAATCGTGCAGAATATGCCCGTGTCAAACTGGGAGAACTAGGACGAACCTGCGAGTTAATGCTTGATCCACAGACATGA
- the arrb2a gene encoding arrestin, beta 2a isoform X6, which yields MGDKAGTRVFKKSSPNCKITVYLGKRDFVDHLDQVDPVDGVILVDPEYLKDRKVFVTLTCAFRYGREDLDVLGLSFRKDLYISTFQAFPPLPDERKPNTRLQERLLKKLGQHAHPFHFNIPQNLPCSVTLQPGPEDTGKACGVDYEIRAFCARSVEEKIHKRNSVRLVIRKVQYAPEKPGPQPMVETTRSFLMSDRSLHLEASLDKELYYHGEPISVNVHVTNNSTKTVKRVKISVRQYADICLFSTAQYKCPVAQLEADDQVSSSSTFCKVYTLTPTLNNNREKRGLALDGKLKHEDTNLASSTIVKDGCNKEVLGVLVSYRVKVKLVVSRGGDVSVELPFVLMHPKPIDLSTSRPPSAVPEADPPIDTNLIEFETNFTQDDDLVFEDFARLRLKGTTDDKDEDC from the exons ATGGgggacaaggcaggaacacg GGTATTCAAGAAGTCCAGTCCAAATTGCAAG ATTACAGTTTACCTGGGGAAAAGAGATTTTGTGGATCATTTAGATCAGGTGGACCCTGTAG ATGGGGTCATCTTGGTAGACCCTGAATATCTCAAAGATAGAAAGG TGTTTGTGACACTAACCTGTGCCTTCCGTTATGGCCGTGAGGATCTGGATGTTCTTGGTCTTTCATTTCGTAAAGATCTGTATATATCTACATTTCAAGCCTTCCCACCCTTGCCAGATGAGCGCAAGCCCAATACTCGCCTTCAGGAGAGACTTTTGAAAAAACTGGGCCAGCATGCTCATccatttcatttcaat atCCCTCAAAATTTGCCATGTTCAGTGACCTTGCAGCCTGGTCCTGAGGACACTGGAAAG GCCTGTGGGGTAGATTACGAAATCAGAGCTTTCTGTGCCAGGTCAGTGGAAGAGAAGATTCATAAACG AAATTCTGTCCGACTGGTGATTCGTAAAGTCCAGTATGCTCCTGAGAAACCTGGTCCACAACCTATGGTTGAAACAACACGAAGTTTCCTAATGTCTGACCGCTCTCTGCACCTAGAGGCTTCTCTAGATAAAGAA CTGTATTACCATGGGGAACCTATCAGCGTGAACGTCCATGTGACCAACAATTCTACCAAGACTGTAAAAAGGGTCAAAATATCAG TGCGGCAGTATGCTGATATCTGTCTCTTCAGCACAGCACAGTACAAATGTCCGGTGGCGCAGCTTGAGGCAGA TGACCAGGTGTCATCCAGCTCCACATTCTGTAAAGTGTACACACTCACGCCCACCCTGAACAATAACAGGGAGAAGAGAGGGCTTGCACTTGATGGCAAACTCAAACACGAAGACACAAACTTGGCCTCCAGCACCAT TGTTAAGGATGGATGTAATAAGGAGGTTCTTGGAGTTCTGGTGTCATATCGAGTCAAAGTCAAACTGGTCGTCTCCCGTGGAGG AGATGTCTCCGTTGAGCTGCCATTTGTCTTAATGCATCCCAAACCCATAGACCTCTCCACCTCTCGACCACCCTCAG CTGTACCAGAGGCAGACCCACCCATTGACACCAACCTTATAGAGTTTGAAACAAA CTTCACCCAAGACGATGACTTGGTGTTTGAAGACTTTGCCCGTTTGCGGTTAAAAGGAACCACTGATGATAAGGATGAGGACTGCTGA
- the c18h17orf49 gene encoding chromatin complexes subunit BAP18, which yields MTSASAKVGEIFSAAGAAFSKLGELTMQLHPVADSSPAGAKWTETEIEMLRSAVRRFGDDLNNISSVIKERTVAQIKSTVKRKLYEDNRVPLSLEPPKKTVKKTSVAATPGAIAPSIISVPTSQVMVTTGLQSPSALPHTIKKAKTADVTLSALNDSDVNSDLVAIEGLGEGSNKKPNFDQESLSLDSSLIMNSGDLPLLSR from the exons ATGACTTCAGCATCCGCTAAG GTGGGTGAGATCTTCTCTGCGGCGGGGGCTGCCTTCAGTAAACTGGGAGAGCTCACAATGCAGCTGCATCCTGTGGCGGATTCCTCTCCTGCAGG GGCTAAATGGACAGAGACTGAAATTGAGATGCTGCGTTCGGCTGTGAGGCGCTTTGGGGATGATTTAAACAATATCAGCTCAGTCATTAAGGAACGCACAGT CGCTCAGATTAAGAGCACAGTGAAGAGAAAACTCTATGAAGACAACCGGGTTCCCCTCTCACTGGAGCCTCCAAAGAAAACTGTGAAGAAAACCTCAGTCGCAGCAACTCCAGGTGCAATTGCACCAAGCATTATTTCAGTTCCAACTTCACAAGTCATGGTGACAACTGGATTGCAAAGTCCTTCTGCTTTGCCTCACAcaattaaaaaagcaaaaactgCAG ATGTTACCTTGAGCGCACTCAATGACTCAGATGTCAACAGTGACTTGGTGGCTATTGAAGGACTTGGAGAGGGTTCTAATAAAAAGCCCAACTTTGATCAGG AGAGTCTGAGTTTGGATTCCAGTCTCATAATGAATTCTGGTGACTTGCCGCTACTTTCACGATGA
- the arrb2a gene encoding arrestin, beta 2a isoform X1: protein MGDKAGTRVFKKSSPNCKITVYLGKRDFVDHLDQVDPVDGVILVDPEYLKDRKVFVTLTCAFRYGREDLDVLGLSFRKDLYISTFQAFPPLPDERKPNTRLQERLLKKLGQHAHPFHFNIPQNLPCSVTLQPGPEDTGKACGVDYEIRAFCARSVEEKIHKRNSVRLVIRKVQYAPEKPGPQPMVETTRSFLMSDRSLHLEASLDKELYYHGEPISVNVHVTNNSTKTVKRVKISVRQYADICLFSTAQYKCPVAQLEADDQVSSSSTFCKVYTLTPTLNNNREKRGLALDGKLKHEDTNLASSTMSVHLPFSLFVKDGCNKEVLGVLVSYRVKVKLVVSRGGLLSSLLERDVSVELPFVLMHPKPIDLSTSRPPSAVPEADPPIDTNLIEFETNSFTQDDDLVFEDFARLRLKGTTDDKDEDC from the exons ATGGgggacaaggcaggaacacg GGTATTCAAGAAGTCCAGTCCAAATTGCAAG ATTACAGTTTACCTGGGGAAAAGAGATTTTGTGGATCATTTAGATCAGGTGGACCCTGTAG ATGGGGTCATCTTGGTAGACCCTGAATATCTCAAAGATAGAAAGG TGTTTGTGACACTAACCTGTGCCTTCCGTTATGGCCGTGAGGATCTGGATGTTCTTGGTCTTTCATTTCGTAAAGATCTGTATATATCTACATTTCAAGCCTTCCCACCCTTGCCAGATGAGCGCAAGCCCAATACTCGCCTTCAGGAGAGACTTTTGAAAAAACTGGGCCAGCATGCTCATccatttcatttcaat atCCCTCAAAATTTGCCATGTTCAGTGACCTTGCAGCCTGGTCCTGAGGACACTGGAAAG GCCTGTGGGGTAGATTACGAAATCAGAGCTTTCTGTGCCAGGTCAGTGGAAGAGAAGATTCATAAACG AAATTCTGTCCGACTGGTGATTCGTAAAGTCCAGTATGCTCCTGAGAAACCTGGTCCACAACCTATGGTTGAAACAACACGAAGTTTCCTAATGTCTGACCGCTCTCTGCACCTAGAGGCTTCTCTAGATAAAGAA CTGTATTACCATGGGGAACCTATCAGCGTGAACGTCCATGTGACCAACAATTCTACCAAGACTGTAAAAAGGGTCAAAATATCAG TGCGGCAGTATGCTGATATCTGTCTCTTCAGCACAGCACAGTACAAATGTCCGGTGGCGCAGCTTGAGGCAGA TGACCAGGTGTCATCCAGCTCCACATTCTGTAAAGTGTACACACTCACGCCCACCCTGAACAATAACAGGGAGAAGAGAGGGCTTGCACTTGATGGCAAACTCAAACACGAAGACACAAACTTGGCCTCCAGCACCATGTCAGTCCACCTACCTTTTTCTCTTTT TGTTAAGGATGGATGTAATAAGGAGGTTCTTGGAGTTCTGGTGTCATATCGAGTCAAAGTCAAACTGGTCGTCTCCCGTGGAGG GCTTTTAAGCAGCTTGCTGGAGAG AGATGTCTCCGTTGAGCTGCCATTTGTCTTAATGCATCCCAAACCCATAGACCTCTCCACCTCTCGACCACCCTCAG CTGTACCAGAGGCAGACCCACCCATTGACACCAACCTTATAGAGTTTGAAACAAA CAGCTTCACCCAAGACGATGACTTGGTGTTTGAAGACTTTGCCCGTTTGCGGTTAAAAGGAACCACTGATGATAAGGATGAGGACTGCTGA
- the arrb2a gene encoding arrestin, beta 2a isoform X4 produces MGDKAGTRVFKKSSPNCKITVYLGKRDFVDHLDQVDPVDGVILVDPEYLKDRKVFVTLTCAFRYGREDLDVLGLSFRKDLYISTFQAFPPLPDERKPNTRLQERLLKKLGQHAHPFHFNIPQNLPCSVTLQPGPEDTGKACGVDYEIRAFCARSVEEKIHKRNSVRLVIRKVQYAPEKPGPQPMVETTRSFLMSDRSLHLEASLDKELYYHGEPISVNVHVTNNSTKTVKRVKISVRQYADICLFSTAQYKCPVAQLEADDQVSSSSTFCKVYTLTPTLNNNREKRGLALDGKLKHEDTNLASSTIVKDGCNKEVLGVLVSYRVKVKLVVSRGGLLSSLLERDVSVELPFVLMHPKPIDLSTSRPPSAVPEADPPIDTNLIEFETNSFTQDDDLVFEDFARLRLKGTTDDKDEDC; encoded by the exons ATGGgggacaaggcaggaacacg GGTATTCAAGAAGTCCAGTCCAAATTGCAAG ATTACAGTTTACCTGGGGAAAAGAGATTTTGTGGATCATTTAGATCAGGTGGACCCTGTAG ATGGGGTCATCTTGGTAGACCCTGAATATCTCAAAGATAGAAAGG TGTTTGTGACACTAACCTGTGCCTTCCGTTATGGCCGTGAGGATCTGGATGTTCTTGGTCTTTCATTTCGTAAAGATCTGTATATATCTACATTTCAAGCCTTCCCACCCTTGCCAGATGAGCGCAAGCCCAATACTCGCCTTCAGGAGAGACTTTTGAAAAAACTGGGCCAGCATGCTCATccatttcatttcaat atCCCTCAAAATTTGCCATGTTCAGTGACCTTGCAGCCTGGTCCTGAGGACACTGGAAAG GCCTGTGGGGTAGATTACGAAATCAGAGCTTTCTGTGCCAGGTCAGTGGAAGAGAAGATTCATAAACG AAATTCTGTCCGACTGGTGATTCGTAAAGTCCAGTATGCTCCTGAGAAACCTGGTCCACAACCTATGGTTGAAACAACACGAAGTTTCCTAATGTCTGACCGCTCTCTGCACCTAGAGGCTTCTCTAGATAAAGAA CTGTATTACCATGGGGAACCTATCAGCGTGAACGTCCATGTGACCAACAATTCTACCAAGACTGTAAAAAGGGTCAAAATATCAG TGCGGCAGTATGCTGATATCTGTCTCTTCAGCACAGCACAGTACAAATGTCCGGTGGCGCAGCTTGAGGCAGA TGACCAGGTGTCATCCAGCTCCACATTCTGTAAAGTGTACACACTCACGCCCACCCTGAACAATAACAGGGAGAAGAGAGGGCTTGCACTTGATGGCAAACTCAAACACGAAGACACAAACTTGGCCTCCAGCACCAT TGTTAAGGATGGATGTAATAAGGAGGTTCTTGGAGTTCTGGTGTCATATCGAGTCAAAGTCAAACTGGTCGTCTCCCGTGGAGG GCTTTTAAGCAGCTTGCTGGAGAG AGATGTCTCCGTTGAGCTGCCATTTGTCTTAATGCATCCCAAACCCATAGACCTCTCCACCTCTCGACCACCCTCAG CTGTACCAGAGGCAGACCCACCCATTGACACCAACCTTATAGAGTTTGAAACAAA CAGCTTCACCCAAGACGATGACTTGGTGTTTGAAGACTTTGCCCGTTTGCGGTTAAAAGGAACCACTGATGATAAGGATGAGGACTGCTGA
- the arrb2a gene encoding arrestin, beta 2a isoform X3, protein MGDKAGTRVFKKSSPNCKITVYLGKRDFVDHLDQVDPVDGVILVDPEYLKDRKVFVTLTCAFRYGREDLDVLGLSFRKDLYISTFQAFPPLPDERKPNTRLQERLLKKLGQHAHPFHFNIPQNLPCSVTLQPGPEDTGKACGVDYEIRAFCARSVEEKIHKRNSVRLVIRKVQYAPEKPGPQPMVETTRSFLMSDRSLHLEASLDKELYYHGEPISVNVHVTNNSTKTVKRVKISVRQYADICLFSTAQYKCPVAQLEADDQVSSSSTFCKVYTLTPTLNNNREKRGLALDGKLKHEDTNLASSTMSVHLPFSLFVKDGCNKEVLGVLVSYRVKVKLVVSRGGDVSVELPFVLMHPKPIDLSTSRPPSAVPEADPPIDTNLIEFETNSFTQDDDLVFEDFARLRLKGTTDDKDEDC, encoded by the exons ATGGgggacaaggcaggaacacg GGTATTCAAGAAGTCCAGTCCAAATTGCAAG ATTACAGTTTACCTGGGGAAAAGAGATTTTGTGGATCATTTAGATCAGGTGGACCCTGTAG ATGGGGTCATCTTGGTAGACCCTGAATATCTCAAAGATAGAAAGG TGTTTGTGACACTAACCTGTGCCTTCCGTTATGGCCGTGAGGATCTGGATGTTCTTGGTCTTTCATTTCGTAAAGATCTGTATATATCTACATTTCAAGCCTTCCCACCCTTGCCAGATGAGCGCAAGCCCAATACTCGCCTTCAGGAGAGACTTTTGAAAAAACTGGGCCAGCATGCTCATccatttcatttcaat atCCCTCAAAATTTGCCATGTTCAGTGACCTTGCAGCCTGGTCCTGAGGACACTGGAAAG GCCTGTGGGGTAGATTACGAAATCAGAGCTTTCTGTGCCAGGTCAGTGGAAGAGAAGATTCATAAACG AAATTCTGTCCGACTGGTGATTCGTAAAGTCCAGTATGCTCCTGAGAAACCTGGTCCACAACCTATGGTTGAAACAACACGAAGTTTCCTAATGTCTGACCGCTCTCTGCACCTAGAGGCTTCTCTAGATAAAGAA CTGTATTACCATGGGGAACCTATCAGCGTGAACGTCCATGTGACCAACAATTCTACCAAGACTGTAAAAAGGGTCAAAATATCAG TGCGGCAGTATGCTGATATCTGTCTCTTCAGCACAGCACAGTACAAATGTCCGGTGGCGCAGCTTGAGGCAGA TGACCAGGTGTCATCCAGCTCCACATTCTGTAAAGTGTACACACTCACGCCCACCCTGAACAATAACAGGGAGAAGAGAGGGCTTGCACTTGATGGCAAACTCAAACACGAAGACACAAACTTGGCCTCCAGCACCATGTCAGTCCACCTACCTTTTTCTCTTTT TGTTAAGGATGGATGTAATAAGGAGGTTCTTGGAGTTCTGGTGTCATATCGAGTCAAAGTCAAACTGGTCGTCTCCCGTGGAGG AGATGTCTCCGTTGAGCTGCCATTTGTCTTAATGCATCCCAAACCCATAGACCTCTCCACCTCTCGACCACCCTCAG CTGTACCAGAGGCAGACCCACCCATTGACACCAACCTTATAGAGTTTGAAACAAA CAGCTTCACCCAAGACGATGACTTGGTGTTTGAAGACTTTGCCCGTTTGCGGTTAAAAGGAACCACTGATGATAAGGATGAGGACTGCTGA
- the arrb2a gene encoding arrestin, beta 2a isoform X2 gives MGDKAGTRVFKKSSPNCKITVYLGKRDFVDHLDQVDPVDGVILVDPEYLKDRKVFVTLTCAFRYGREDLDVLGLSFRKDLYISTFQAFPPLPDERKPNTRLQERLLKKLGQHAHPFHFNIPQNLPCSVTLQPGPEDTGKACGVDYEIRAFCARSVEEKIHKRNSVRLVIRKVQYAPEKPGPQPMVETTRSFLMSDRSLHLEASLDKELYYHGEPISVNVHVTNNSTKTVKRVKISVRQYADICLFSTAQYKCPVAQLEADDQVSSSSTFCKVYTLTPTLNNNREKRGLALDGKLKHEDTNLASSTMSVHLPFSLFVKDGCNKEVLGVLVSYRVKVKLVVSRGGLLSSLLERDVSVELPFVLMHPKPIDLSTSRPPSAVPEADPPIDTNLIEFETNFTQDDDLVFEDFARLRLKGTTDDKDEDC, from the exons ATGGgggacaaggcaggaacacg GGTATTCAAGAAGTCCAGTCCAAATTGCAAG ATTACAGTTTACCTGGGGAAAAGAGATTTTGTGGATCATTTAGATCAGGTGGACCCTGTAG ATGGGGTCATCTTGGTAGACCCTGAATATCTCAAAGATAGAAAGG TGTTTGTGACACTAACCTGTGCCTTCCGTTATGGCCGTGAGGATCTGGATGTTCTTGGTCTTTCATTTCGTAAAGATCTGTATATATCTACATTTCAAGCCTTCCCACCCTTGCCAGATGAGCGCAAGCCCAATACTCGCCTTCAGGAGAGACTTTTGAAAAAACTGGGCCAGCATGCTCATccatttcatttcaat atCCCTCAAAATTTGCCATGTTCAGTGACCTTGCAGCCTGGTCCTGAGGACACTGGAAAG GCCTGTGGGGTAGATTACGAAATCAGAGCTTTCTGTGCCAGGTCAGTGGAAGAGAAGATTCATAAACG AAATTCTGTCCGACTGGTGATTCGTAAAGTCCAGTATGCTCCTGAGAAACCTGGTCCACAACCTATGGTTGAAACAACACGAAGTTTCCTAATGTCTGACCGCTCTCTGCACCTAGAGGCTTCTCTAGATAAAGAA CTGTATTACCATGGGGAACCTATCAGCGTGAACGTCCATGTGACCAACAATTCTACCAAGACTGTAAAAAGGGTCAAAATATCAG TGCGGCAGTATGCTGATATCTGTCTCTTCAGCACAGCACAGTACAAATGTCCGGTGGCGCAGCTTGAGGCAGA TGACCAGGTGTCATCCAGCTCCACATTCTGTAAAGTGTACACACTCACGCCCACCCTGAACAATAACAGGGAGAAGAGAGGGCTTGCACTTGATGGCAAACTCAAACACGAAGACACAAACTTGGCCTCCAGCACCATGTCAGTCCACCTACCTTTTTCTCTTTT TGTTAAGGATGGATGTAATAAGGAGGTTCTTGGAGTTCTGGTGTCATATCGAGTCAAAGTCAAACTGGTCGTCTCCCGTGGAGG GCTTTTAAGCAGCTTGCTGGAGAG AGATGTCTCCGTTGAGCTGCCATTTGTCTTAATGCATCCCAAACCCATAGACCTCTCCACCTCTCGACCACCCTCAG CTGTACCAGAGGCAGACCCACCCATTGACACCAACCTTATAGAGTTTGAAACAAA CTTCACCCAAGACGATGACTTGGTGTTTGAAGACTTTGCCCGTTTGCGGTTAAAAGGAACCACTGATGATAAGGATGAGGACTGCTGA
- the rnasekb gene encoding ribonuclease kappa-B, producing MPSLLFCGPKLAACGIVLSIWGVIMLAMLGIFFCSKSAVLIEDVPFTEEDIRNDKSPPQNIYSLYNQVGINCFIAAAIYVGVGAVSLCQVRLNKRQEYMVT from the exons ATGCCGTCTCTGTTGTTTTGTGGCCCTAAACTGGCTGCCTGTGGCATTGTGCTCAGTATATGGGGCGTTATAATGCTG GCGATGTTGGGGATCTTCTTCTGTTCCAAATCCGCCGTTCTTATTGAGGACGTCCCATTCACTGAGGAAGATATCCGTAACGA CAAAAGCCCGCCACAGAACATCTATTCTCTATACAACCAAGTGGGCATCAACTGTTTCATTGCTGCAGCCATCTATGTCGGAGTTGGTGCTGTGTCTCTGTGCCAGGTTCGCCTGAACAAACGTCAGGAATACATGGTGACATAG